A window of Heptranchias perlo isolate sHepPer1 chromosome 43, sHepPer1.hap1, whole genome shotgun sequence contains these coding sequences:
- the LOC137306368 gene encoding protein cornichon homolog 2-like — protein MWLCSKVVGSSPRSRDLSPIIQADAPSAVEEAACSIPAKIIERDQQTTVDSQMLIALFEIFTKISHFLLLSLIISLYICKVPTCRPPLVLPEYSIHGLFCVMFMCAGEWVTLGLNIPLLFYHLWRYFHRPADGSELLYEPASVMSAEILNYYQKESWCKLSFYLVSFFYYLYSMVYTLVSF, from the exons ATGTGGCTGTGttcgaaggtcgtgggttcgagcccccgctccagagacttgagccccataatccaggccgacgctcccagtgccg TGGAAGAAGCTGCCTGCAGTATTCCAGCAAAGATTATTGAGAGGGACCAACAGACGACGGTCGACTCCCAGATGCTTATTGCCCTCTTTGAAATATTCACAAAAATTTCCCATTTCCTTTTGCTATCGTTAATAATCTCACTGTACATCTGCAAGGTCCCAACATGCAGGCCTCCT CTGGTGCTTCCGGAATATTCCATCCATGGCCTGTTCTGTGTGATGTTCATGTGTGCGGGGGAGTGGGTGACGCTGGGACTGaatatccccctgctcttctaccaTTTATGGAG ATACTTCCACCGTCCTGCAGATGGCTCAGAGTTGCTGTACGAGCCAGCGTCAGTGATGAGTGCAGAAATATTGAACTATTATCAGAAGGAATCATGGTGCAAACTCTCCTTCTATCTGGTCTCCTTCTTCTATTACCTGTACAG